Below is a genomic region from Rana temporaria chromosome 3, aRanTem1.1, whole genome shotgun sequence.
GACCTCTATATTTACACCTCCTACAATCTGAGATAATGTGTGTAATGTCTGAAAAATCAAACCCACATCCAGGTATTCCCCATCATGGATATGCTTGTCATGTCTCTCGCTGTCCTTATCTATATCTTCAGCTTCTCCCATATCTGATTCCTGTAAGAGAGTCAGTGGATCAGTCATATTACACATCTCCTCAATGTGATGGATCTTCCTGGACAGTTCATCCTTCTTGATTTCCAGCTGCTGGATCATATCAGAGATGGACAGTGAAAGCTTCTCTTCCTCCCTGGATATGTCATTCATGACCTTCCTCTCCAGGTCGTCCAGCTTTCTCCTGAGGTCAGTGAGCAAGGCGCTAAATCTCTCTGCTTCAACGGCGGCTTTTTCTTGAACTTTTTTCCTGCGTTCCTGTAGACCCCGGACTCTTCTCTCAGTCTCCTCTCTCTTGGTGATAAGCTCCTGCAGAACATTTctcagtctcttcttcttcttctcagagGCCTCATCCAGTATCTCCACCTGATGTCCCCGATGTTCTCCAGCCAAGCTACaggacacacagacacagacggAGTCCTCAATGCAATAATACTTCAAGAGCTCCCTATGGATGGAGCATTTTCTGTTCCCCAGGGAGGTGGTGGGTTCAGTCATGACATGTTCAGGTGCCTTGCTGTGGACTTTCAGGTGTTTATCACACAGAGAAGCTTCACAATGAAGACAGGATTTAACAGCCGGTACAGGAGAGTCCACACAGTAAGTACAGAAGACTCCAGTCTCATCCTGAGTTGGCTGAGGAAAGAGGAGACTCTCCGCGATGTTACACAGAGTTATGTTCTTTATCAGTACAGGCCTCTCCACAGACTCTCCTCggcattcaggacaggaataaaCTCTAGATCCTTCCTGTGTATCCAATACCTGATCAATACAGACCCTGCAGAAGTTGTGTCCACATTTCAGGGTTACAGGATCCgtataaatgttcagacagacAGAACAGTCCAGCAGCTCCTTTCTCACATCTGCAGATGCCATGACTGTAAAGAAATTAAAGTGAAATTTGAAACACAGAAACCAGTACGATAACAGGGTGACCAAGCTTTGTACTATATTCATTACAACAAAGACATATTTAAATAGAAACGGTTAAGTCACATCAGAAGAAGTCGCATGACAATTGAAATCACATTATGTTCAAGGGTTGCAGTTCCAACCTGTGTGACTCAAGACCCTgcaactttgaaaaaggttcctgcactactttggtgctctcccagtacatacctcccaacttttgagcttcagaatgagggacactggagggagtaagGATAAGACCTGTGTTGCGTGGTAAAATGTGGGCGTGGCCAAGCGTGTAGCAGTGGGAAAGGCTTCCTTGTAcccagtggcggttggtgctcaaaatttttggggggcgcaaacggaaaaaaatatatatatatattgcagcctcactgtgcctatcaaatgcagtcactgtgccatcaattgtcaccactgtgccatgccatcaaatgcagccactgtgccaattgtcatatGGGTCTCTCTTAAAATAGGGGATTATCTGAACCTCAACTTGGTATATAGCATGTCTCACAAAGCCTGGTATATAACATTGCTCACAAAGCCTGGTATATAGCATGTCTCACAAAGCCTGGCatatagcatttctcacaaaGCCTGGCATATAGCATTTCTCAAAGAAAACCTGGTATATAGCATGTCTCACAAATCCTGGTATATAGCGCGTTTTAAAAAATGGTATATAGCATGTTTCACAAAGCCTGGCATATAACATTGCTCACAAAGCCTGGCATATAACATTGCTCACAAAGCCTGGCATATAACATTGCTCACAAAGCCTGGCATATAACATTGCTCACAAAGCCTGGTATATAACATTGCTCACAAAGCCTGGTATATAACATTGCTCACAAAGCCTGGTATATAACATTGCTCACAAAGCCTGGTATATAACATTTCTCACAAGCCCGGTATATAAAATTGCTCACAAGCCTGGTATATAGCATGTCTCACAAGGCCTGGTATATAGCATTTATCACAAGCCTGGCATATAGCATGTCTCACAAAGCCTGGTATATAGCATTTATCACAAGCCTGGAATATAGCATGTCTCACAAAAGCCTGGTATATAgcatttctcaaaaaaaaaaaactggtataTAGCATGTTTCAAAAAGCCTGATATATAGCatttctcacaagcctggcatatAGCATTGCTCACAAAGCATGGTatatagcatttctcacaaaAAATGGTATATAGCATGTTTCACAAAGCCTGATATATAGCATTTCACACAAAGCCTGGCATATAGAATTTCTCCCATGTGAAGGCACAGACCAATTAGAATGCCAAAACATCCCCCTGATGAGGGATGTTTTGGACATTCAGACCTGACGCGGATATACTGGGGCTTTGAACCAGAGATTGCGGCGGTCCAAGGTCAGCGGGacgggggtcctgtgtaagttcactgtACAgagttttctgtaaaggtgaacttacccttttaaGCAGAGGAGGGTTCAGAGACAACAGGTGCACACATGGAAAAGCCCAGCCATAAGCCTGCTGATTAGGAGACTAccacagaggaaaaaaaagtgcataaataCCACCATGAGCAGCGCTGCTGGCCCCAGGGCACTCCATTCCCTCACTGCACAGTTTGAAGCAATAGGACGTGCTCACTGATGCTGGCGGGAAGAAAGGTGGGCAGGGACCAGCCCCACTGCTAATTCTCCTCTATACTGCCGCTGACTGGCTGAACTGGACCAGTTTTCACGTGTGCGAGGTGGGTCTCCCCAGATCGCTCTCCAGTGCCAACCAAAGGGTGTCCACGTGCCATGTCAGGCACGCGTGTTAGGGGTTGCCTAGCCCTTCCCTAATGTATAGAAATCTCAATAAAAAGTCACTGTGGTATGTAAAGTTACATATAATACACATCACACTGAAATAGGAAAAATCACTGCAAACTTAACCGGCCACTTcctcttccccactctccatccagAAAGCATTCCCCCGCAGCAGCCgggaaggagaggggagggggaacccGGCAGCATTGTGGGGGGCCAAAGAGTACACAGGAGCTTGGGGGAGCAAATGATGGATAgtggagtcgggggggggggcttatagaGGAACCGTTCCCCttaattttcctcctgcagcagctgaaaggctgcaggaggaaaatgaaaGGGATAGGTTTCTCTATATTGGAAAAAATGGGGAATGGGGGGTGGTGGCGCTTACAatcaaaaaagggggagaaggccCCTCAGATGTATCTACAGGTATATATTGTGAACCATAAGTGCAATAATGCTATATTGGATATAAGTTATGACCTCATATGAAATATAATTGCAACTATGTGAAACACATGTGATAtaaagtaaagaataaaaaaatatatatatgtcctgCCCACGGCCAACACAAACAGCATACCttgcgggggagagaaggggagggccGCCGCCGCTGCTGGATTGTAGATGAGAGCCGACAAACACAGGTGTGCTGGTGGTGGCGGAGCTGGCTGGCAGTACTTGCGGCGGCTGGAGTGCTGGTGCTGGCGCGGGGAATGGAGCTGGGAACACTTACCTTTAATGCTTGGCGCCGCTCCTCAATGATGCCCCCACACGCTACAGAGAGATGCcgccctgcacacgccctaaacacaggcaaatcagcttcccagcctgcaatcagctgattgcaggctgggaagcttcccatagaccgccgcatgtccggTGCCTgatcactcttaaagtgacatttaaaaaaaaaatatatatatatatttttttttttcacagcttgggggggcggcgcccgagcgccccctatgggcgggccgccactgcttgtACCTATAAAATATGCTTTGATTGCTTTGTCTGAGCCTACCTTAAAGAAGAACCTCATTAAAATAGGCAGGTATTGAATAGCAACCAGCAGCAACTGTTGAAACAAGGAACACTTTGATGagaagtatataatgtacagtattgTGTATATAGTGCAGAAGTGTCGAAGGCGGAGAACAAGGGTTAGGAAATGCTGCAGTCAAATGTCAGGTTTGCAAAAtgtaagtccccccccccccttacagcagGGTCCACAGTGTCACCCCCTTAAATCAAGCTATCCAGCATTATcccctcctcttacatcagggtctccagagttcccccataatccTATTTTAGGTCAGGGTCCCTAGAGTCTCCCCACATCTTACATAAGGGTCCCAAGCATCCCACCTTAAATCAGGGTCCTTAGAGTccctccctcttacatcagaatcTGCCCTttaatcagggtccccagagttccTCAttaacatcagagcccccccctttcACTAGGATCCCCAAATGTCCTCCTCACATCAGGGCCCCAAGAGTCACCCTTCCTTACATCCCCAAagtcccccacttacatcagtgtccccagattCCCCCCTTCTTTAACATGGGTTCCAAGAGTTCTATCCTTTCATCAGGGTGCCCAGAATTCCTGCCTTACATCAGAATTCCCCCCTTATGTCAGggtcaaaaatccataccagacccttatccgagcacgcaacctggcaggtcacaggaaaagaggggggacgagagagcgccccgctcctgaaccgtaccaggccacatgctctcaacatggggaggatgtccccatgttgatggggacaagggcctcattccccacaacccttggtggttgtgggggtctgcggggggaTTATCTAAATctgaagtcccctttaacaaaggggacccccagattccggcacttttttttttggcgcagggttccccttaatatccataccagatacCATGTCTGGCGTCAGGAAAAAGGACATGTGGGTTTACCtaatcccttttttttaaaataatgctTCTTTATATGACGTCGCCCCCCcaatctttaaccatgtgatcggctgtgtccaaccacagccggtcacatgtaaattcGGAAGTGCCgcttatcggctctcctcgcctcacactgacagagtgtgtggcgaggagagaCAATCAGGCTCTCCCTGTCggaaaggggggtctgtgctgataatcagcacattgattatcagcacagccccatcaaTTGTGCCAAGTCAGTGGCCCCTCAGGATCGGCTATCTGTGCCCAGtaaagtgccaattagtgcccatcacattgtcagtgctgcccatcagtgaaggagaaaacaacattttataaccaaaaacaaatacatttttttttttcaaaggtgtTGGTAGTTTTTCATTTGttaagctaaaaataaaaaccacaggaggtgatcaaataccaccaaaagaaagacaaGTTCGTAGCTGCAATGCAATGGAGGCGGAGGACAGCATGACAGGGTGTAGGGAACTTaggtgaagaaagggttaaagttaGAGGGGGTGGTTAATAGGATCCTAGAAATTAACTattggaggaggtgaggagagggggaggagagttcAGTGAGCTAGGTGATGCTGGAGGAGGGGCAGCATCAGTCCGGGGGAAGAAGCAAGGAGAGAAGTCTGTGTATCGGGTCAGCGCTCTGGGTCATCTGTGGAAAAGGCGAGGAAGGGAAGAAAAATGTCAGAGGTAGCCGGGTTGTTAGCGCAGCTTCAAGCTGTTGCGGAGGTCCACGGCGCGGACTGGCTGCAAAGCCAGATCACCGCCACTCTGCGGGGGGTGCAGCAGGCCCCGGTCGGGTCTAGGCCTGCTTCAACGCGCGCGAGGCGGTCGATACCGCCGGAGCGCTTTAGCCCAGATAATACCCCCAGGTCGCAGCGTCGGGTGCGGAGTCCCAGTAGGCCCCCGTCGGGCCCCCCCGCCAAGCAATCTCAGTCTGCCACTGCACGGGCGGGGGGCGGGGGGCGGGAAGCGCGCAGCGCGGGGGAGCCTCTCGGGGCCCAGGCCTACCTCCCCTGTGTTGgtgcaggcccagattcacatggcTGTCCCCGGTGGCGATGTTCCGGTCGGGGGGGCGGCCCGGCGTGGGAAGGACCCTCAGACAGGCGCCGGCCTAGCTCGGTCCACAGGCGGCGGCCTCGCACGCGGTGGGGATGCGTTCAGGGATGCAGATGGAGCGACACCAGGCCAGTCACGTCAGTCGGGAGGTCCCGCCTCCAGGCACCGTTCGGAGTCTGGGAGGGTTGACCGGAGGGGCAGTGGTGCTCAGGCTGCAGCCGCAGTGCTGAGGGATGATCTGATTGAAGAGTTCAGCAGCGATGGAGACGAGAGCCCTCGGGGGGTGGTGGCTCCCATACCTGTCACAACGCCAGCTGTGTCCAGAGGTCGGGGAAGGAGTGAGGAGGTTCGTCAACGACCACACGGGCAGGCGGCGACCGGTTCCAGCAGCAGTGAAGAGGGGGAGCTGCCGGAGGACCCCGCGGAGGATGGACGTTATGGGAACCTGTCGGCTGGAGGACCTTCACGGCCGCGCCGAACCGGTAAGACTACATCTAATGTGGTTGCGGGGGGTAGGGGTGGGGTTAGTGCGCAGGACATTAGTGGGGGGGCGGCGGTGCTTAGTCCctcaggggaggggggtgtgtgggATGCCTTACGGGAATTGTTACGTAGGCTAGATGGGGGTGCTCCTCAGGTTGCGAGCCCGCTGGGTCCTTGGGTCCCCCCGGTTCCAGTACCCCCCCTCCCGGTTCCTGCCCCCGCCGTTCAGGCGCTGACAGCGGTAGTTGTCCCTCCCCCGGTGCCGGCGAATCCAGGGACAGGCGTGGCAGGGACACAGACGGACAAGGACGGCGTGGGAACGGCGGCGGAACGCAAGGACAAAGACAAGGACAAGGACGGGGACAAGGTGCGGCTGGATGACGCGGCTAGGGGGGAAATTTACATTTGCTTTGAAGGGCCGTTGGGTGCCCATCTTAAGCCAGAGGTGAGGGAGAAAATTCAGAAGGACGAGTTTATGGAAATATTTTCCCTGCTCCCGTTGGAAAAATTTCACCTCGACCGGGTGAAGCCGGACGAGAGCAAAAAGGATGAGGAAGAAAAACGTCGGTATAGGCTCATTCCGCGGACGTTTACGAATTGGCTACAGGCGTTTGCGATTCTGGCTAGCGTGATCGGGGAAAAGGCCCCCGAGAAATGCACGGCCCTATTCTGTTACCTTGATGCCATTCACGAAGCGCATAGGGTGTACGGGGGTCTGGCGTGGTTGAGGTATGACGAACAGTTTCGTCAGCGCAGGGCAGTGCGTCCCTCCATCCGCTGGGACCATAAGGACATTAGCCTGTGGATGAGGTTGATGACCTCGACCAGGGCGGCGGGCCAGTCCTTTCCTGGGGGGGCCGGCGGCGCTTCCTCCGCGGGATCGCCGGCCCTCAAAAAGAAAGGGGTGTGCTGGCAGTTCAACGACGGAACCTGTCGTTTTGGAGGATCATGCCGcttcaagcacgagtgctcagGGTGTGGTGGGTCGCACGCGTTCAATAGGTGTTTCAAACAGGGGAAGCGGGCCGGAGATGGCGCTGGAAAAGGGAATGACGCCGGTGAGACTGGAAAGGATGCTGCCTTTTCTAAGTAAGTATCCGGACAGGGCGGCGGCGCGTTTGCTAGAGCAGGGGTTCGGGGAGGGTTTCGTGATTCCGAGTTCGTTGGCGGAGGTCCCTCCGGTGGCGGACAATTTGCGGTCAGCTCTGCGACATCCGGGGGTGGTGTCGGCTAAGCTGGCCAAGGAGGTGGCGCTCGGCCGGATGGCCGGCCCGTTTCGGGAACCACCTGTGGGGGGTTTGGTGGTGTCCCCGTTGGGCGTAGTTCCGAAGAAGGAAGTGGGTCAATTTCGGATGATACATCATCTGTCGCACCCAAAAGGGGGGTCGGTCAACGATGGTATTGATCCGCAGAGTTGTGCGGTTACCTATACATCATTTGATGCGGCGGTGTCTTGGGTTAGAAAGTACGGGAAAGGGGCTTTGATGGCAAAGACGGATGTGGAATCCGCCTTCAGGCTGTTACCGGTGCACCCCACTAGTTTGCGTTTGCTGTGGTGCCACTGGCAGGGGGAGTATTTTGTTGATCGTTGCCTGCCGATGGGTTGTTCCATATCGTGCGCTTTGTTTGAGACGTTTAGCTCGTTCTTTGAATGGGCGGTCAGGGAAGTGGCGGGGGTGAATTCCGTCATccactatttggatgacttcCTGTGCATAGGACCCCCGGACTCCCGCTGTTGCGGGGTTCTGTTGGGTACGGTACAGTATTTGGCGGAACGTTTTGGGATCCCCTTGGCCCCCGACAAAACGGAGGGCCCTGCGTCTGAGCTGGTGTTCTTGGGGATCACCATTGACTCGGTGGCGATGGAATGTAGGCTACCAGAGGATAAGGTGTTGGCTTTGAGGAGGGAGGTCAGTGAGGCCCGGGTGAAGCGGAAGATTCGATTGAAGGAGCTCCAATCCTTGTTGGGGAAGTTAAATTTCGCGTGTCGGATTATTCCCATGGGACGCATTTTCAGCCGAAGGCTTTCAGGGGCCACGGCAGGGGTCCGGGTGCCAAACCATTTTGTGCGCCTGACCAATGAACTGAGAGACGATCTGAGGGTTTGGGGAACGTTCCTGGACTCTTTCAATGGGCGTTCGATGTGGCAGACGGGGCCGGTCAGCAACGCCGACCTGGCTCTATTTACCGATGCGGCGGGGTCAGTGGGCTATGGGGCCTATTTCAACGGACGGTGGAGCGCGGAGCCCTGGCCGGAGTCTTGGAGGGCAGCAGGGTTCCTCCGGAACTTGGTGCTGCTGGAGTTGTTCCCCATCGTGGTGGCGATGGAATTGTGGGGGGAGTTCTTCAGGAATAAAAAGGTGCGCTTCAATTgcgacaacatgggggtggtgtGGGCGATCAACAGCATATCGGCATCCTCGCCCCCGGTGATTAGGTTACTGCGGTACTTGGTACTTAAGTGTCTCAAAGTGAATGCCTTGATATATGCGGTGCACATTCCTGGGGTGGATAACAGATTGGCGGATGCTTTATCTCGTTTCCAGTGGGCGGAATTCCGGATCCTGGCGCCAGGGGCAGAGGGGCAGGGGGAACCCTGTCCTCAGAAGTTGTGGGACATTGCACTGGAGTCGCCGCAGGATTGATTCGGCAGTCGATCAGCGAGGGAACGTGGCGAGCTTACTCTAAGGTGTGGCAGGAATGGTCCGCACTGAGGGAGGAGGTAGGAGGGTCGGAAGATCCAGAAGACCTGCAGTCGTTGGTCTTATACTTTGTGTGCTGCAATTACGAGAGGGGAACCTCGGGTGGCGCCATTAGCAAAAAGATGGCGGCATTGGCTTTTTTATTTCAGATGGCGGGCCTCAGGGATTTTACAAAATCCTTTGTGGTGCGCAGGGTGTTAAAGGGATACAGGAAGGGCAGTACTACACGGGATTCCAGGCGTCCGGTGTCGTTCGCGGTCCTGGGTACGGTATTGGGGAATTTGGAAAaggtttgcgcatcgctttatgAGCAGATACTTTTTCGGGCTGTTTTCGTTCTGGCCTTTTTTGGGGCGTTCAGGGTG
It encodes:
- the LOC120932898 gene encoding E3 ubiquitin/ISG15 ligase TRIM25-like; this encodes MASADVRKELLDCSVCLNIYTDPVTLKCGHNFCRVCIDQVLDTQEGSRVYSCPECRGESVERPVLIKNITLCNIAESLLFPQPTQDETGVFCTYCVDSPVPAVKSCLHCEASLCDKHLKVHSKAPEHVMTEPTTSLGNRKCSIHRELLKYYCIEDSVCVCVSCSLAGEHRGHQVEILDEASEKKKKRLRNVLQELITKREETERRVRGLQERRKKVQEKAAVEAERFSALLTDLRRKLDDLERKVMNDISREEEKLSLSISDMIQQLEIKKDELSRKIHHIEEMCNMTDPLTLLQESDMGEAEDIDKDSERHDKHIHDGEYLDVGLIFQTLHTLSQIVGGVNIEVYVPKPADIILDINTAHNKLHISDDRRAAFWSETNRNRPKTPERFQNWNNVLSSRGFTSGRYYWDTECSKEAWWMMGMCYPSIEREGDQSRIGENNKSWGLRWEKNALTVIHDSKEIQLPPKDFSKRVRISLDYEAGQLSFYDLSEPIRRLHTFTTTFTEPLHAVLCVYWRKVKNVYVDSWVRILNGQKNPM